The sequence TCATCAGGCTCAGGTGAACGCGCGGCGAGATTTCTTCCGCCAAAAACCGCAGCACTTCAAAGGTATTGTCCAGTTGTCCGGGAAGGATCAAATGCCGGACAATCAGGCCTCGGGTAGCGATTCCGTCCTCATCGATTTGTAAAAATCCCACCTGCCGAAACATTTCCTTGAGGGCCGCTTGTGCGGTTTGCGGGTAGATTCGGGCCTTTGAATAGTTGCGGGCGGGTTCGGAAAGCGCATATTTGAGATCGGGCAGATAAATATCGACCAGACCCTCCAAGAGGGCAAGGGTTTCGGGGGAGTCGAACCCATTGGTGTTGTAGACAATCGGCAGGCGAAGTCCCATTTCAACGGCTATTTTCAGGGCTTCCAAAAGCTGCGGGATGAAATGGGTGGGAGTGACCCAGTTGATGTTGTGGGCGCCCTGCTCCTGGAGAACGATCATCATTCGTGCAAGGGTTCGGGGAGAGATGTCCCGCCCCAGCCCATTGTGACTGAACGGGAAATTCTGGCAAAAATAGCACCCGAGAGTGCAGTTGGAGAGGAAAATAATCCCCGATCCTCTAATGCCGGAAACAGGGGGTTCTTCACCGAAGTGACGTTTGTATTTGTACACCCGAAGCCGGT comes from Calditrichota bacterium and encodes:
- a CDS encoding radical SAM protein, with the protein product MAAEKHSQKPFGASPGYLELFKTGELSRRIKEAGRHLSSCRLCPRYCEVNRLEGKIGFCRATDRLRVYKYKRHFGEEPPVSGIRGSGIIFLSNCTLGCYFCQNFPFSHNGLGRDISPRTLARMMIVLQEQGAHNINWVTPTHFIPQLLEALKIAVEMGLRLPIVYNTNGFDSPETLALLEGLVDIYLPDLKYALSEPARNYSKARIYPQTAQAALKEMFRQVGFLQIDEDGIATRGLIVRHLILPGQLDNTFEVLRFLAEEISPRVHLSLMTQYLPLWEARKFSEINRKISQQEYETVTRWVEDFGFTNGWIQDFEFSPVTQRTTKKPGVLRRKT